The following are encoded in a window of Mycolicibacterium tusciae JS617 genomic DNA:
- a CDS encoding IS3 family transposase (programmed frameshift) encodes MAKKYQKFSPEFREETARLVVDGQKSIAEVAREHGLSDTTVGNWVRKYRETHATDEPPLELSERARLRELERENREMAMELAFLKKAAGVLREGATVSQKYAFIAAEHADGATFAGMAPTIVQMLKWLGVSKSGFYEWWGRPASAAMCRREELKLKIAALFTSFGAVYGYRRIHAELVRAGERVGPELVRTLMRELNLVALQPKPYKRTTIAGESATAVPDLVARDFTADRPGVKLVGDITYIRTWAGWLYLATVIDCFNKEVIGYAMADHMRTELVTGALEMAARNHALEPGCIMHTDRGTQYTSTDYAIKIADLDMRASLGRTGICWDNALAESFFAALKNERVHHMVYPTRKKARADIARYIELFYNRRRLHSALGYRTPHEVRIEYMNSQLAA; translated from the exons TTGGCGAAGAAATATCAGAAGTTCTCACCGGAGTTTCGGGAGGAAACGGCCCGACTGGTGGTGGACGGGCAGAAGTCCATCGCCGAGGTCGCGCGCGAACACGGGCTCAGTGATACCACTGTCGGCAACTGGGTTCGGAAGTATCGAGAAACGCATGCCACCGACGAGCCGCCGCTGGAATTATCTGAACGTGCTCGGCTGCGTGAATTGGAACGCGAGAACCGAGAAATGGCGATGGAACTCGCCTTCTTAAAAAAAGCAGCAG GCGTACTTCGCGAAGGAGCCACGGTGAGCCAGAAATACGCGTTCATCGCCGCGGAGCACGCTGACGGTGCCACCTTTGCGGGCATGGCTCCCACGATCGTGCAGATGCTGAAATGGCTGGGGGTGTCGAAATCGGGGTTCTACGAGTGGTGGGGCCGGCCGGCGAGTGCGGCGATGTGCCGCCGCGAGGAACTCAAGCTCAAGATCGCCGCACTGTTCACGTCTTTCGGCGCCGTGTACGGGTATCGGCGCATCCACGCCGAGTTGGTCCGCGCCGGTGAACGGGTAGGCCCAGAGTTGGTGCGCACACTGATGCGCGAGTTGAATCTCGTTGCACTGCAACCGAAACCTTACAAGCGGACCACTATCGCCGGCGAGTCCGCCACCGCGGTGCCTGATCTGGTGGCCCGTGACTTCACCGCGGATCGGCCCGGGGTGAAGCTGGTCGGTGACATCACCTATATCCGGACCTGGGCTGGGTGGCTGTATTTGGCGACCGTGATCGACTGCTTCAACAAAGAAGTGATCGGTTACGCGATGGCCGATCACATGCGTACCGAGCTGGTCACCGGCGCCCTGGAGATGGCTGCCCGCAACCACGCCCTGGAACCGGGATGCATTATGCACACCGACCGCGGGACGCAATACACCTCGACCGATTACGCCATTAAAATCGCCGACCTTGATATGAGAGCCTCGCTGGGGCGGACCGGAATATGTTGGGATAACGCGCTCGCAGAATCATTCTTTGCAGCCCTGAAAAATGAACGTGTGCACCACATGGTGTATCCGACGCGGAAGAAAGCAAGAGCTGATATTGCCCGCTATATCGAACTGTTCTATAATCGGCGCAGACTTCACTCCGCGTTGGGCTACCGCACGCCGCATGAAGTCCGCATCGAATACATGAATTCACAGCTCGCGGCATAA
- a CDS encoding DUF2637 domain-containing protein, which yields MTTSLTQADITRRNHRHAVRFFWSWLILATLVSLVGNVAHAWLTAAPGTRWLAACVSAVPPTVLLLAVHGVAVLVKGAASGAVYRAAVMATAALAIGAFVLSFVALFDLAVVAGIRRELAPVLPLVIDLAIGVATLALVAIGDKPARRTRNATGSAGGPAALRPINATSKRDTATASLHAVAVTDRPNAIAAVTKSATPDEDDATWHLAAALVADKVTRKPVEVVVRILTAHNSGDPLNRIAKQVGVHHSAVSKIIDAATAHHQRSAAAV from the coding sequence ATGACCACCAGCCTCACCCAAGCCGACATCACCCGGCGTAACCATCGTCACGCCGTGAGGTTCTTCTGGTCATGGTTGATTCTCGCCACCCTGGTCTCGTTGGTGGGCAACGTCGCTCATGCATGGCTTACGGCTGCACCCGGTACCCGTTGGCTCGCTGCGTGTGTCTCCGCGGTGCCACCCACGGTGCTTCTGTTGGCGGTGCATGGTGTGGCTGTGCTCGTCAAGGGTGCAGCGTCAGGTGCTGTCTACCGTGCCGCGGTTATGGCGACGGCAGCGCTCGCGATTGGCGCGTTCGTCCTGTCGTTCGTCGCGCTATTTGACCTCGCGGTAGTCGCGGGCATTCGCCGAGAACTCGCGCCGGTCCTACCCTTGGTGATCGACCTTGCGATCGGTGTTGCGACGCTCGCTCTCGTCGCGATTGGGGATAAACCTGCACGTCGTACCCGTAACGCGACTGGTAGCGCGGGAGGACCCGCGGCCCTGAGGCCCATCAACGCGACATCGAAACGCGACACCGCGACTGCCTCACTCCACGCTGTAGCGGTGACGGACCGGCCCAACGCAATTGCGGCAGTCACGAAAAGCGCAACCCCCGACGAGGATGACGCGACTTGGCACCTCGCGGCTGCGCTGGTCGCCGACAAAGTAACGCGGAAGCCGGTCGAGGTAGTCGTGCGAATCCTCACCGCTCATAACTCTGGGGATCCGTTGAACCGCATCGCGAAGCAGGTGGGTGTGCATCACAGTGCCGTTTCGAAGATCATCGACGCCGCTACAGCCCATCATCAGCGGTCAGCCGCGGCGGTCTAA
- a CDS encoding helix-turn-helix domain-containing protein, protein MIELSKIRREAGVTQTEMAARLSTTQGSVSQLERRSDVLLSTLSEYLTALGAHARITVTIGERTIEHVLTEEGR, encoded by the coding sequence ATGATCGAGTTGTCGAAGATCCGGCGCGAGGCAGGGGTGACCCAAACTGAGATGGCGGCTCGACTGTCCACGACGCAGGGCAGCGTGTCTCAGCTTGAGCGCCGCAGTGATGTGCTCCTGAGCACGTTGTCCGAATACCTCACTGCCCTCGGAGCCCACGCCCGGATCACGGTCACGATCGGCGAGCGAACGATTGAGCACGTGTTGACGGAGGAGGGGCGATGA
- a CDS encoding DUF2971 domain-containing protein has product MTEPVRWPRDVRPEIVARTSSSLTIRMTREPQRPRLYHYTSGRGLKGIVENRELWATHIYFLNDHSEYVGTFNVIKGLLPRRTVIRELLPKVPHLQKAVEGLHPFERGRLPCIFVTCFSEERDDLSQWRGYTKPGDGYAVGFDLERLKARATDAGYRLEKVEYGEDGIATPEFRLIPLLQELFTNYAENGPDTEERAKEAVDTARLQIQEFAPLVKDWAFHGENEWRLISPLFDYETTKFEFREGASFLVPYVKFDLGRLDSELVPEMVTGPGPNIDLAQQAAKVLAIQNGIDIHPGQAQAPYRSW; this is encoded by the coding sequence ATGACCGAACCAGTCCGATGGCCACGCGACGTGCGCCCTGAAATCGTCGCGCGTACTTCCTCATCATTAACCATCAGGATGACACGCGAGCCGCAGCGCCCCCGCCTCTATCACTACACCAGCGGCAGAGGGCTGAAGGGCATCGTTGAGAACCGCGAGTTGTGGGCAACCCATATTTACTTCCTCAACGACCACAGCGAGTACGTCGGCACCTTCAACGTCATCAAAGGCTTGCTGCCCCGACGAACCGTCATTCGGGAGCTGCTTCCAAAGGTTCCGCACCTGCAAAAGGCAGTCGAGGGTTTGCATCCCTTCGAACGTGGCCGACTCCCATGCATTTTCGTTACGTGCTTTTCAGAGGAACGGGACGACTTGAGCCAGTGGCGTGGCTACACCAAGCCGGGTGACGGTTATGCCGTTGGCTTCGATTTAGAACGCCTCAAAGCGCGAGCGACTGACGCAGGCTACCGACTAGAGAAGGTCGAGTACGGCGAGGACGGTATCGCTACTCCGGAGTTCCGCTTAATTCCGTTGTTGCAGGAGCTATTCACGAACTACGCAGAGAACGGGCCGGACACTGAAGAGCGGGCTAAGGAAGCGGTCGATACAGCGCGCCTGCAAATCCAGGAGTTCGCGCCGCTCGTAAAGGATTGGGCGTTCCACGGAGAGAATGAGTGGCGGTTGATCAGCCCACTTTTCGACTACGAAACGACCAAGTTCGAATTTCGGGAGGGTGCGAGTTTCCTTGTGCCCTATGTGAAATTCGACCTTGGGAGACTTGACTCAGAACTTGTACCCGAAATGGTCACTGGCCCTGGTCCCAACATCGACCTTGCCCAGCAGGCCGCGAAGGTCCTGGCCATACAGAACGGAATCGACATCCATCCTGGACAGGCGCAAGCGCCGTATAGATCTTGGTAG
- a CDS encoding trypsin-like peptidase domain-containing protein, with protein sequence MNKPEWQYMGVVGNDPLEVAEAGSRISSECLRIPPSPAGTVPSWVTNSDFFDGSLLAVAVKDERTVKVWGTAFMIGPGLAVTAKHVLDDHLEEALRGEKEVYCVGLRPGGRLEVWRLQHYGCSNDDGDLAILSLQLVTNLPDDNRFTCLPLTTRTPYAGEQLTIVGFRFEEAEARTEPDTFPLTGNLYTAVGVVTAVHWPRHPLLAPFPVIEIQCGSLGGMSGGSVFGQDGAVVGVISRGFEADDHQGPTFAAWCVDLFRWTVTASWPPGAYPPDLSIVHIPFIRIDGREHYTLDNDGTPHLKIWHGDGHPQNPDAAPQR encoded by the coding sequence GTGAACAAGCCAGAGTGGCAGTACATGGGTGTTGTCGGCAACGACCCATTGGAAGTCGCAGAGGCCGGGAGCCGGATCAGCAGCGAGTGCCTCCGAATCCCGCCGTCCCCGGCCGGAACGGTGCCCTCCTGGGTGACGAATTCGGACTTCTTCGACGGGTCTTTGCTCGCTGTAGCGGTCAAGGACGAGCGCACGGTCAAAGTGTGGGGCACTGCGTTCATGATTGGACCCGGCCTGGCAGTCACAGCCAAGCACGTCCTTGACGACCACTTGGAGGAGGCATTGCGGGGTGAAAAGGAGGTGTACTGCGTCGGTTTGCGGCCGGGTGGTCGTCTGGAGGTATGGCGGCTTCAGCACTACGGATGCTCCAACGACGACGGCGACCTAGCGATCCTGTCCCTTCAGTTGGTTACTAATTTACCGGACGACAATCGCTTTACATGCCTTCCTTTGACGACAAGGACACCGTATGCGGGAGAACAGCTTACGATTGTCGGCTTTCGCTTCGAAGAGGCCGAAGCGCGAACTGAACCCGACACCTTCCCGCTCACCGGCAACTTGTACACCGCCGTTGGCGTCGTGACTGCGGTGCATTGGCCTCGACATCCGCTTCTGGCCCCATTCCCCGTCATCGAGATTCAGTGTGGCTCGCTGGGTGGCATGAGCGGTGGCTCAGTCTTCGGCCAAGATGGCGCAGTCGTCGGCGTCATTAGTCGCGGTTTCGAAGCCGACGATCATCAGGGGCCGACCTTCGCGGCGTGGTGTGTCGACCTATTCCGCTGGACCGTGACGGCATCGTGGCCCCCAGGGGCGTACCCACCCGACCTTTCGATTGTGCACATCCCCTTCATTCGCATCGACGGTCGTGAGCACTACACCCTCGACAACGACGGCACCCCCCACTTGAAGATCTGGCACGGCGACGGACATCCGCAGAATCCGGACGCCGCGCCGCAGCGATAG
- a CDS encoding IS1380 family transposase, which translates to MQVSHSFASQSAVFDDDHLVSCAGLVPVMTLAQQTGLTRLLSEKVQIVAPRIKSGAANPSPKLATLIAGMCAGADCIDDIDLVRSGGMTTLFDGVYAPSTVGTLLREFTFGHARQLESVLRDHLVALCGRVDLLPDAAKGSVFIDIDSLLRPVYGRAKQGASYGHTKIAGKQILRKGLSPLATTISTAGSAPVIAGMRLRAGKTASAKGAGRMVAQAIRTARAAGASGQILVRGDSAYGNRAVVRSCLRAGARFSLVMIRNPAVERALAAIDESAWTPVSYPGAVQDPDTGAWISDAEVAEIPYTAFASTPDRITARLIVRRVKDARFPDALFPVWRYHPFFTNTDLPADQADITHRQHAIIETVFADLIDGPLAHIPSGRFGANSAWILCAAIAHNLLRAAGVLAGENHGRARGSTLRRKIVNIPARLARPQRRPILHLPTHWPWSRAWLMLWHNIIGPSPPNAATV; encoded by the coding sequence GTGCAAGTTTCGCACAGCTTCGCTTCGCAGTCAGCGGTGTTCGATGACGATCATCTCGTGTCGTGCGCCGGGCTGGTACCGGTGATGACGTTGGCCCAGCAGACCGGGCTGACTCGGCTTCTCTCGGAGAAGGTCCAGATCGTCGCGCCGCGGATCAAGTCCGGGGCGGCCAACCCGTCTCCGAAACTGGCCACGCTGATCGCGGGCATGTGCGCGGGCGCGGACTGCATCGACGACATCGACCTGGTCCGCAGCGGCGGCATGACGACGCTCTTCGACGGCGTGTACGCACCGTCGACGGTCGGAACGTTGTTGCGAGAGTTCACCTTCGGTCACGCCCGCCAACTCGAATCGGTACTACGTGACCATCTGGTGGCGCTGTGTGGGAGGGTCGACCTGCTCCCTGATGCCGCCAAGGGGTCGGTGTTCATCGACATCGACTCGCTGCTACGTCCGGTCTACGGGCGCGCCAAACAGGGCGCCTCCTACGGACACACCAAGATCGCCGGCAAGCAGATCCTGCGCAAGGGACTCTCACCGCTGGCCACCACCATCAGCACCGCGGGGTCGGCACCGGTGATCGCCGGGATGCGGCTACGCGCGGGCAAGACCGCCTCGGCCAAGGGTGCCGGGCGCATGGTCGCCCAAGCCATCAGAACCGCCCGCGCCGCCGGAGCCAGCGGGCAGATCCTGGTGCGCGGCGACTCGGCCTACGGCAACCGGGCGGTGGTGCGGAGCTGCCTGCGCGCGGGCGCCCGGTTCTCGCTGGTGATGATCCGAAACCCCGCCGTGGAACGCGCGCTGGCCGCCATCGACGAGAGCGCCTGGACCCCGGTGTCTTATCCCGGCGCAGTCCAAGATCCCGATACCGGGGCCTGGATCTCTGATGCCGAAGTCGCCGAAATCCCCTACACCGCTTTTGCATCCACCCCCGATCGAATCACCGCGCGCCTCATCGTGCGTCGAGTCAAAGACGCCCGGTTTCCCGACGCACTGTTTCCGGTCTGGCGATATCACCCGTTCTTCACCAACACCGACCTGCCCGCCGATCAGGCCGACATCACCCACCGCCAACACGCGATCATCGAGACCGTGTTCGCCGACCTGATCGACGGACCGCTAGCACACATCCCGTCGGGCCGCTTCGGGGCGAACTCCGCCTGGATCCTGTGCGCGGCCATCGCCCACAACCTGCTGCGCGCCGCCGGGGTGCTGGCAGGTGAGAACCACGGCCGGGCGCGGGGATCCACACTGCGCCGCAAGATCGTCAACATTCCCGCGCGACTCGCCCGTCCGCAACGCCGGCCCATCCTGCACCTACCCACCCACTGGCCCTGGTCTCGGGCCTGGCTCATGCTGTGGCACAACATCATCGGCCCTAGCCCGCCCAATGCCGCTACTGTCTGA
- the istB gene encoding IS21-like element helper ATPase IstB, translated as MTTHRAPADPVGADLTRLLKALKLGALADTLPERAALARQHKLSHIGFLETLLADEVSRRESRSAALRATKAGLDPTMRFDTWTAQDDLRYDRTLLGDLTSLRFLDAGQSAIILGPVGVGKTHLATALGHMAIRRRYTVQFARSDKLFTRLRAARLDNTVDAEIRRLTAIDVLIIDDFALRPLGATETSDFYEIIVERHRAKTTIVTSNREPAEWLTMTADTLLAQPAIDRLTATAHTLVIEGPSYRQRTRPGQLDPDHPDEHPQ; from the coding sequence ATGACGACTCACCGCGCACCCGCCGACCCAGTCGGCGCTGACCTGACCCGACTGCTCAAAGCCCTCAAACTCGGTGCTCTGGCCGACACCCTGCCCGAACGGGCCGCCCTGGCCCGCCAGCACAAACTCAGCCACATCGGTTTCCTCGAAACACTTCTCGCCGACGAGGTATCCCGACGCGAATCCCGTTCAGCTGCCCTACGGGCGACCAAAGCCGGACTCGATCCGACGATGCGCTTCGACACCTGGACCGCACAAGACGACCTGCGCTACGACCGCACCCTGCTCGGCGACCTGACCTCGCTACGATTCCTCGACGCCGGACAGTCCGCGATCATCCTCGGACCCGTCGGCGTAGGCAAGACACATCTAGCAACCGCACTGGGACACATGGCAATTCGACGACGCTACACCGTACAGTTCGCCCGATCCGACAAACTGTTCACCCGACTGCGCGCCGCCCGCCTCGACAACACCGTCGACGCCGAGATCCGTCGACTAACCGCCATCGACGTCCTCATCATCGACGACTTCGCACTCAGGCCCCTCGGCGCCACCGAAACCAGCGACTTCTACGAAATCATCGTCGAACGACACCGCGCCAAAACGACCATCGTGACCTCCAACCGAGAACCCGCCGAATGGCTGACCATGACCGCCGACACCCTGCTCGCACAACCAGCCATCGACAGACTCACCGCCACCGCCCACACCCTCGTCATCGAAGGACCGTCCTACCGGCAACGCACCCGACCCGGCCAGCTTGACCCAGACCACCCCGACGAGCATCCTCAATAA
- a CDS encoding IS256-like element ISMtu1 family transposase, with amino-acid sequence MKTVPTVRLADTTDAAGLPELPEEIRLAMTSIAGAAREGLLAMSVAAGMAVMQTMFEAEIAAACGPKGKHDADRISVRHGSGKGSVTLGGRRVPVARPRARTLDGSEVALSTYAHFAADDLLTQVVMERMLAGVATRRHARTAEPVGAQVDEEAKSTSRSAISRRFVRQTETALGELMSRDLSELDIKVLMLDGEHMAQRCVVVALAITADGTKVPVGLWDGSTENKTVVRSLLADLVERGLAIDDGLLVVCDGAKALSAAVREVFGAKALIQRCTLHKRRNVADHLPDKDKAWVDAKLVKAFAHPDPDTGLRNAKSLAGQLGKNYPSAAASLREGLEEMFTVARLGIDGRLAKTLTTSNPVESMISIARTTNRNVTRWRDGQMVLRWTAAGMLNAERSFRRIKGHKQMPQLVDALRRHAHPDTGADTKSVGAAA; translated from the coding sequence ATGAAGACCGTACCTACTGTTCGCCTCGCTGACACGACCGACGCCGCCGGGTTGCCTGAGCTGCCGGAGGAGATCCGGCTGGCGATGACCAGCATCGCCGGGGCGGCCCGGGAGGGGTTGTTGGCGATGAGCGTGGCCGCCGGGATGGCGGTGATGCAGACGATGTTTGAGGCCGAGATCGCCGCGGCGTGCGGGCCGAAGGGCAAGCACGACGCTGACCGGATTTCGGTGCGCCACGGCAGTGGGAAGGGGTCGGTGACCCTTGGTGGTCGGCGGGTGCCGGTGGCCCGGCCGCGGGCACGCACTCTGGATGGGAGCGAGGTGGCGCTGAGCACCTATGCGCACTTCGCCGCCGATGACCTGCTGACCCAGGTGGTGATGGAGCGGATGCTGGCCGGGGTGGCCACCCGCCGGCACGCCCGCACTGCGGAGCCGGTGGGCGCCCAGGTCGACGAGGAGGCGAAATCGACTAGCCGCTCGGCGATTTCGCGCCGATTCGTGCGCCAGACCGAGACCGCGCTGGGCGAGCTGATGAGCCGCGACTTGAGCGAGCTGGACATCAAGGTGCTCATGTTGGATGGGGAGCACATGGCCCAGCGGTGCGTGGTGGTCGCGCTGGCGATCACCGCCGACGGAACGAAGGTCCCGGTCGGGCTGTGGGACGGCTCCACGGAGAACAAGACCGTGGTCCGCTCGCTGCTGGCCGACCTGGTCGAGCGCGGCCTGGCCATCGACGATGGGCTGCTGGTCGTCTGCGACGGCGCCAAGGCGCTGTCCGCGGCGGTGCGTGAGGTGTTCGGCGCCAAGGCCCTCATCCAAAGATGTACCTTGCACAAGCGGAGAAATGTCGCTGATCATCTGCCCGACAAGGACAAGGCCTGGGTGGACGCCAAGTTGGTCAAGGCCTTCGCCCACCCTGACCCAGACACCGGGTTGCGCAACGCGAAAAGCCTTGCCGGGCAACTTGGTAAGAACTATCCCAGTGCGGCCGCCAGCCTGCGCGAGGGGCTGGAGGAAATGTTCACTGTCGCCCGCCTCGGCATCGACGGCCGCCTCGCCAAGACGTTGACCACGTCCAATCCGGTCGAGTCGATGATCTCCATCGCCCGGACCACCAATCGCAACGTCACCCGCTGGCGCGACGGGCAGATGGTGCTGCGCTGGACCGCGGCCGGCATGCTCAACGCCGAACGATCCTTCCGTCGCATCAAGGGCCACAAGCAGATGCCCCAGCTCGTCGACGCCCTGCGCCGACACGCTCACCCCGACACCGGCGCCGACACCAAATCTGTCGGTGCCGCCGCCTAG